The DNA window ATGGAGCGAATAATTTACATTATTCCCTACACTTCCATCATCGACCAGAATGCGGATGTGGTGCGTAAAATTCTTGAGCCGGAGGGTGAATTGCGAGGCAACGTCGTGCTGGAACATCACTCAAATCTCACATCGGAACAGCAAGGCTCGCGTGAAAAAGTACTAACAGAAAACTGGGATGCGCCAGTGATTTATACAACCATGGTGCAATTGCTTGAAACACTCTTCGGGGGAGGTACTCGTGGTGCAAGGCGGATGCACCAATTGGCAAACTCCGTATTGGTTTTTGATGAAATCCAGACTCTGCCAGTTAATACTGTCCACATGTTTTGCAATGCTATCAATTTTCTTGTGGAACAGTGCGGTAGCAGTGTGATTTTATGTACTGCCACTCAACCGTTACTGAATAGCGTGGATCCTTCAAAGGGAGTTTTGAAATTTACCAAAGATAGCGAAATCATGCGTGATGTGAAGCAATTATTTGACGATCTGGAGCGTGTCAAAGTGTTCAATCAACGCAAGCCAGGCGGTTGGAAAGTTGAAGAGGTCGCCGAATTGGCATTACGCGAAGTAAGTGAGAGTGGTAGCTGCCTGGCAATCGTGAATACCAAGAAATCTGCGCAAGCATTGTTCTCGTTACTCAGACAAACGCAAGGAATGCACGTGTTTCATCTCAGCACTAATATGTGTCCAGCGCACCGTAAAAAGATTCTGGCTGAAATTCGGAAGTTACTGGAGGATAAATCCCCCGTGCTTTGTGTGAGCACACAATTGATTGAAGCTGGCGTGGATGTGGATTTTGGCGCAGTTATCCGCTACACGGCAGGGCTAGATTCCATTGCGCAAGCGGCGGGCCGGTGCAACCGCAACAAACGCCGCGAGGTGGGACGTGTCCATGTCGTCAACCCAGCCGATGAAAATCTGGATATGCTCATGGATATTCGAGTAGGCAAAGAGGTGGCTGAGCGTTTGTTGGACGATCAGAAATCTGGTGCCGAAAATTTCGATGGCGGCATGATCGCGCCACAAGCCATGAAACGGTATTTTGAGTATTACTTCTTTGCGCGCAAGGATGAAATGGATTACCCGGTTTCAAGGGAGGTAGTCGGGCGCGATGACAGTTTATTAAACATGCTTTCCATCAACCTGAAAGCCGTTGCGGATTATGGCCGTGAGCACGATTCAGCGCCAAACATTTATCTACGCCAATCCTTCATGACAGCTGCCAAAGCATTTAAAGTGATCGATGCGCCGACACGGGGTATCATCGTGCCTTACGGGAGTGAGGGAAAAGAATTGATTGGTGAGCTTTGCGGCGCATTCGAGGTTGAAAAACAATTTAAACTCTTGCGTCGTGCGCAGCAATATACAGTTAATGTATTCCCTCATCAGTTGGAAAAATTACAAGAAGAAAGAGTATTGCATGAAATACAGACAGGTGTAGATATTCTCTATCTTGCAGATGCTCGCTACTACAACGAGGATTTCGGGCTGAGTTTAATGCCTGAAGGGAAAATGGAGGTTCATTGTGTCTGATTTCAGAAGAAGCAGTATTGAATTCAAGGTGTGGGGGCGATTCGCGCTCTTTACTGATCCGCTGACAAAAATCGGTGGCGAGAAGTGCTCCTACCATATCCCGACTTACGAGGCGCTTAAGGGCATTGCCAAGTCGATCTACTGGAAGCCCACTATTATTTGGGTGATTGACGAAGTTCGGGTGATGAAGCGTATTCGCACACAGACCAAAGGCACCAAGCCACTAAATTTCGAGGGTATTTATCCAAGTGAGAGGAATCCTCAGAAAAAAGAAACGCCGCCAAATACTCTGGCGATTTATACCTTTCTGTCGGATGTTGAATATCAGGTTAAAGCGCATTTTGAATGGAATATGCATCGACCTGAATTGGCGGAAGACCGCAACGAATCCAAGCATCACATCGTCGCCAAGCGAATGCTGGAACGTGGTGGACGGCAAGATATTTTCCTTGGCACCCGTGATTGCCAAGGTTATGTCGAACCCTGCAAGTTTGGGTCGGATGAAGGAGCTTACGACACCGATGGCGAGCTTGCTTATGGCCTGATGTTTCATGGGTTTGATTATCCCGACGAGACTGGCGACAACAATCTCCGCGCGCGTTTTTGGCAACCCACGATGATGAATGGTGTGATCCGATTTAGTCGCCCCGAGGATTGCAAGGTTAGTAAACTCATCAGGGAAATGCCAGTCAAGAAATTTGAGTGTGGACAAAACCTCCTTGATGTAGAAAAAGAAGAGCCATTGTCATTGGAGGATATGACATGAGCTGGATTCAGAAACTTTATGACACATATGAACAGTGTGCTGGTCAGGCTGATCTGTTCAGTACCGAATCTTCGCTGGAGCCAATATGTCATACCTCCCAGCAAGCTCACATTGAGGTAACCATTAATGGGGAGGGAGATTTCCTACGCGCCAATGTAATCCCCAAAGGACAAGGCGTGACGCTTGTGCCATGTACCGAAGCATCGGTTGGTCGGTCAGGAAGCAAGCCCATTAATCACCCGCTATGCGACAAGCTGCAATATCTTGCGGGTGACTTCAGCAAATTTGGTGGTGTGGTTACATCAGGGTTTGCAGACGATCCAACAGAACCACATAAGATTTATCAATCTCTTTTGTCCAAATGGGCGAACTCCTCTTTCACACATCCAAAAATAATTGCGATTCAAGCTTATGTGCAGAAGAGACATTTGGTTAGCGATCTTGTACGAGAAAAAATTTTACTTACCGATGAAAAGAATCAGTTGTTGACGGAGTGGAGCGGCGACAAAAAAGAAGCCCCCGCTATTTTTGGCATAATGCCTAATAGCAATTCCCCCGATGGTGCAGTCATTCGCTGGCGGGTCGAAATTCCTGGTGAACCCTTATCAGAAACTTGGAAAGATCGAGGCTTGATGGATGCTTGGATTGCTTTCTACAGCAGTCAAAAAGATAACCAAGGCCTTTGCTTGGTCACAGGTAAAATTTTGAACTTGGCAGAGCAACATCCTGCCAAGCTCAGGCATGGCGCGGATAAAGCAAAATTTATTTCATCCAATGACACCAGCGGTTTTACATTTCGCGGGAGATTTGTTGATGCCAATCAAGCTTGTGGTGTGGGCTTCGAGGTCACACAAAAAGCGCACAACGCATTGCGTTGGCTGATTACTCGTCAGGCTTACCGAAATGGTGATCAAGCAATTGTTGCGTGGGCTGTATCTGGAAAAAAAATACCAGACCCATTTGCGAATTCTTTTGATCTATTTGGAATTGTATCGGAGGAGTCAGAGGCCAAACAGAATCATGCGGGTCCAAGCGATGCAGGGCAAGCTTTTAGTCAGCGTTTAGCGAAGAAACTTGCCGGGTATCGGGTTGAAATCGGTTCTGCCAAAGAAATTGTGGTAATGGCGCTGGATTCAGCTACACCTGGTCGTATGGCGATTACCTATTACCGAGAACTTGATCATTCAGAATTTCTGAACCGAATTGAAGCATGGCATAAAGAATATGCTTGGCATCAGAATTTTAGCAAGGATATGAAGTTTATTGGAGCGCCAGCTCCCAAGGATATTGCTGAAGCTGCGTTTGGCCGCCGATTGGATGAAAAATTACGCAAAGCAACGATAGAGCGTTTGCTGCCTTGCATCATTGATGGTCAAAATATTCCTCTTGATCTCGTGGAATCAACTGCTCATAGGGTAAGCAACCGAGTTGGGCTCGAATACTGGGAGTGGGAAAAATATCTTGGCATTGCCTGTGCGTTATTTAGGGGTTATCAAAAAGAAAGGGGTTATCAAATGGCATTAGAATTAAATCGAACCAGTCGTGATTACTTATATGGTCGTCTTTTAGCGATCGCGGAAAACATTGAAGATCGCGCGCTGTATGTTGGCGGCGAGAAGCGTGATACCAGCGCTGCAAAGTTGATGCAACGTTTTGCCGATCACCCGTTTTCAACATGGAAAACTATTGAGCTTTCATTGAGCCCATATAAAACTCGTTTACGATCTAAGCGTCCAGCATTTCTTGCCACAATGGAAAGTCAGCTTGACGAGGTTATCAATTTATTTCAGACAAATGACTTTATGGAAGATAAAAAATTATCTGGGGAGTTTTTGCTAGGTTATCACTGTCAACGACAAACACTCCGAACCAAGCATGAAACCGAGCAAACCGAGAATGTAGAAATAGACATTACCGAAACAAATTGAGGAAAACATCATGAGCACATTGCAAAACAAAATCGACTTCGCCGTTATCCTGCGAGTTATACATGCAAACCCTAACGGCGATCCACTGAACGGAAATCGTCCACGCGCGGACTATGACGGACATGGAGAAATTACTGATGTTTGCATTAAACGTAAACTCAGAAATCGATTGTTGGAGAATGGTCAAAGTATTTTTGTACAGTCCGATGATCAAAAAACAGATGATTTTAAAAGCCTAAAAGCAAGAGCAGATGCTGCTCTTGGGAAGAAGCTTGGTTCAAGCGAAACAGTGAAGTTGGCTTGTGAGCAATGGTTTGATGTTCGTACATTTGGACAGCTCTTTGCGTTCAAATCAGACAAAAAAACAAAAAAAGAAACTGATAGTGAAGGTGATAGCGGCGTATCTATTGGCATTCGTGGTCCCGTAACGATCCAATCTGCATTTAGTGTGGAGCCAATCGATGTCAGTAGCACCCAGATTACCAAGAGCGTTAGCGGTGAAGGGGACGGCAGCAAGCGTGGCTCTGACACAATGGGCATGAAACATAGAGTTGACAATGGGATTTACGTTTTCTACGGTAGTATGAACCCGCAATTGGCTGAACGAACGGGATTTAGCGATGCCGATGCTGATACTTTGAAGCAATTGCTTCCAAAGTTATTTGAGAATGACGAGTCATCCGCAAGGCCAGCGGGAAGTATGGAAATACTGAAAGTGATTTGGTGGAAGCACAATTGCAAATCCGGACAATATTCTTCGGCCAAGGTACATCGAACACTTCGAGAATCGATTCAGTCTGACGGAAGTTTTGAGCTTGAGGAATTAGAAGGTCTTGAGCCTGAAATCATTAATGGGTTTTGATGGCCTTTATTATTCGCATTCAATCCAACTTGATGATAGTACTGTGCCAAGGTCATTCGAGGATTATCAAGTTAATGTTAATGAAACCGGTTTGCCATCCGGTGTAACCTTGGAAAGAAAGGCATAGCGATGAGAAACGCCAATTGTTTGATGACAAAAGAGCACCGAAATGACCAATTCAATCAGTACCAGTAACGAAGAAGCTTTATTGCGGCAGATGGTTGATACCATTGTCCGTGAGGCCTCGCCGGAAACGATCATTCTTTTTGGTTCGCGAGCACGGGGTGATGCCCGGCCGGATTCCGATGTCGATCTGCTCATTGTTGAAACCGAGCCATTTTCGCCACAGCGCAGCCGTAGGAAGGAAGCGGCGCGATTGTATATCGCGTTAAAGGGGCTGGAAATATCCAAGGATTTGCTTCTCTATAGCCGTGATGAATTCGAGCATTGGAGAAGTTCAACCAATCATGTGGTTGGACGGGCTGTGCGCGAGGGAAAAGTACTCCATGGCCGACCTTGAACGGGCGCGTGCAATGTTGCGGATGGCGCATAAAGATTTTGATGCGCTCGTCGGCATGCTGGAAAATCCTTTATTTGCAGATGAGATTTTCGGATTTCATATCCAGCAAGCGGTGGAAAAAGCATTAAAAGCATGGTTATGCATTCATGGCGATACTTATCCCATGACGCATGAGCTGGCAAGGCTACTGGCTTTACTGGAAATACAAGGTATTGAGGTGAGCGCGTATTGGCCGCTGGTTCAATACACGATATTCGCCGTTCAAGCGCGCTACGAAGAAGGTATTACCGAACTGGACGAACCGATTGACCGCGAGATGGAAATCCAGAATGTGCGGGCTTTATTGGTGCAGGTAGAGTACGCAATCACCGCACAAGGTTAAGCGCTTGGATATCGACGATCCCATCATGCTCTCCGCTTTGCAGCATTACAGCTATTGTCCGCGGCAGTGCGCATTGATTCATGTCGAACAGGCGTTTGATGAAAATGTCCATACCATGCGCGGCAATGCCGTGCATCAACGTGTCGATGAACCCGGTTATGAATCGTTTGAAGGCGTGCGCAGCGAAAAGGCATTGCCGGTTTGGTCGGAGCGTTTGGGTTTGATCGGCAAATGCGATGTCGTCGAGTTTTACCCGGATGGGCGCATTTATCCGGTGGAATACAAGCACGGTAAGAAACGTGCAAAAGCGCATGACGATATCCAATTAGCCGCGCAGGCGATCTGTCTGGAAGAAATGACCGGAAAGCCGGTGACGCACGGTGCGATTTATCATCACACTTCCCGTCGTCGCCGTGAAGTGGCCATTACCGATTCGTTGCGTCAGCAGGTTGAGGAAACTGTGGCGGCGGTGCGTGCTTTGCTGGTCTCCGGAAAATTACCGCCGCCGGTTAACGACGCGCGCTGCAAGGAGTGTTCGCTGAAAGAAATCTGCCAGCCCCAAGCTCTGGCGGATAAAACCCACCAGCACGAAATATTGACCGGATTGTTTAACGTGGACGAATAGCATAATGAAACATGCCGCATACACCGAGAAAGGCTCGTTCAACGGAAATTATTTCTTCTTCGCTGAGTGTAGCCAAAGGTCCTTCCCCGAATCGGGAGCGATCCAAGGTTCGCGGTTGATCGACAATGACCTGACAGTCTTTCAGCAAACGGTGACGAGCTGTGATTGTTACCCGCCATTGCTTGAATGCGGGATAGATTTGTGTTGTCAGTGGCAGGATAATGATCATCGGTGTTCCGATCGCGGTGAGAGCATTGTCCTGAAAAACCAGAACCGGACGGATCTTGCCGATTTCTTGCCCGCGCGGCGGATTCAGATTGGCAACCCAAATCTCGCCGCGGCGGATTACTTCCACCATTTTTCGGGAGGCTTAGTATGTGGCAAACCGCCGGATAGGCGACCCTCAACATTCTCCAGCATTTCGTTTTCAATCGGCAGAAATTCTTCGGCAATGACTTGCGCTTCTCGCCGGATACTTTCGATGGCATATCCTGATCGTGCTTCTTCCAAGAGTTGATCCATGAAACGCTTTTTCTCGATCTCCAACAGATACCAGTCCAATGCATCGCGTGCGATTTCAGAGCGGGTTTTATTTTCACGCGCTGCTTCTTCGGTAAGCCGCTGTTCAATCTGCTCGGTTAATCGAATATTGAGCGTGGTCATGCTATATTCCTCAGTATGTTATAAATTGCTGTACGAATTGTAATACAGAATGTACCAGATCCTCAATACACTCTACATCATGACACCCAATGCCTACGCGCACTTGGAGAACGATACCGTGCGCATCGACGTGGAGCGGCAAAAGAAGCTCCAAGTACCGCTGCATCACTTGGGCACACTCGTTTGCTTTGGCAATGTCATGGTCTCCCCGGCATTGATGCATCGCTGTGCCGATGATGGCATCGGTTTGGTGTTGCTGGATACGAATGGACGGTTTAAAGCCCGGCTGGAAGGTGCGGTCAGCGGCAATATTCTGTTGCGCCAGGCGCAGCACCGTAAAGCGGCGGAGGAGCCGTTCGCGCTGGCGATAGCTAAAGCGGTGATTGCCGGGAAATTACGCAATTGCCGCCAGGTGTTGCAGCGCGGTGCGCGTGAAACGACGGATGAACAAGATCAAAAAATACTTAGCCAGGCATCGGAAGCATTGGCCGGTTCCATACGTAATCTGGCGGTAGCTGCGGATCTGGATGTGGTGCGCGGTGTTGAAGGCGATGCTGCCAAAGTTTACTTCTCGGCATTGCCAAGTTTAGTGCGGCGCAATATCCGTGAGCATTTCACCATGGAGGGTCGAACCCGTAGACCGCCGCGTGACCGCTTTAATGCGTTATTGTCATTTCTTTATTCCATGGTGATGAACGATTGCCGCTCGGCGCTCGAAAGTGTCGGTCTCGATCCGCAGCTGGGTTTCTTGCACAGTGTGCGTCCCGGCAGAGCGGCATTAGCACTGGATTTGATGGAAGAGTTCCGATCCATTTTTGCCGACCGGTTGGCCCTGACGCTGATTAATCGCGGCCAGATTACCGATCGGGATTTGCAGTTACGCGAAGGTGGCGCGGTGTATCTGGAAAATGACGCGCGGAAAATCGTAGTAACAGCGTATCAAGAACGCAAGCAGGAAGAAATCACGCATCCATTGCTGGAAACCAAAGTACCGTTCGGATTATTGCCGCAACTGCAAGCGCGTTTCATGGCGCGCACCATTCGCGGTGACATGGACGGATACATCCCCTTTCTGGTGAAATAGCCATGCTCATTATCGTTACCTACGATGTTTCAACCGAAACTAAGGAAGGCCGCAGAAGATTGCGGCGTGTCGCCAAAATTTGCGAAGGAATCGGGCAGCGTGTGCAGAAATCGGTTTTCGAGTGCAAAGTCAGCCTGATGCAATACGAAGAACTGGAGCGCAGATTGCTGGCGGAAATCGACGAGAAAGAAGATAACCTGCGACTCTATCGTCTGACGGAACCCGTCGATTTGCATGTCAAAGAATACGGAAAATTCAAGGCTATTGATTTTGACGGCTCATTGATTGCCTAGCATGCGCGAATCACAAGCAACCGCAAAATCCCGGTCAGTTCGCGCAATTAATAAAACCATGAATATTAGAGATAACTTCCAAATGATGATTGTAATGATCTGCAAAAATCCCTCCCCTTCTCCAGTCCGCGCGTGTATTTAAAATTTCCTTATTGTATGATGAGGGTGCAGTAGTACTGTAGCGCCCGGCTCCCAAGCCGGGCGAGGATTGAAACAATGAAATATTCAACGCTTGCAAATCCTTCCTGTAGTAGCGCCCGGCTCCCAAGCCGGGCGAGGATTGAAACTTGACCCAGCCACCGGAAAGCGCACCCGCGTCGCGTAGCGCCCGGCTCCCAAGCCGGGCGAGGATTGAAACTGATGATTGGTGGGGGCGTTGGTGTACGTGGCATGTAGCGCCCGGCTCCCAAGCCGGGCGAGGATTGAAACTTTGCCAAGTTCAAAATATCTACAAGTTTATTGCGGTAGCGCCCGGCTCCCAAGCCGGGCGAGGATTGAAACATATAGTACCGATAATAAAATGCGGGAATGTCTGGTAGCGCCCGGCTCCCAAGCCGGGCGAGGATTGAAACTTTATTCACCGCCGCTATCATCAATAATTTAGGCGGTAGCGCCCGGCTCCCAAGCCGGGCGAGGATTGAAACATTACAGTCTGATATTACAAAAGCCGCTTGGTATAGTAGCGCCCGGCTCCCAAGCCGGGCGAGGATTGAAACCAATGTATTCACAGCGTATATTTAATGAAGGTCAGGTAGCGCCCGGCTCCCAAGCCGGGCGAGGATTGAAACAGTTCCACTCGGTCATACAATTGCCGGTTTTCAGGTAGCGCCCGGCTCCCAAGCCGGGCGAGGATTGAAACAGCCCAACATTTATTTTATGCAATTCCTGCACTGGTAGCGCCCGGCTCCCAAGCCGGGCGAGGATTGAAACGCTCCACCTGATCGATTGACCGGTAATGTATTTTGTAGCGCCCGGCTCCCAAGCCGGGCGAGGATTGAAACAAGAAAATAGATGGGTTGCTGAGCAAATGAACATGTAGCGCCCGGCTCCCAAGCCGGGCGAGGATTGAAACATTTTTAATGTTGATATGTTTAAATGAATCATGAAGGTAGCGCCCGGCTCCCAAGCCGGGCGAGGATTGAAACACGTTCTGCCTGCGCCCATACCCCGTACGCTTGGGTAGCGCCCGGCTCCCAAGCCGGGCGAGGATTGAAACACGCTTCCTGTTGCCATTGCTTTTTCGTAAGCAAGTAGCGCCCGGCTCCCAAGCCGGGCGAGGATTGAAACAGCAGATACCGTGACATTTGCCCCGGCTATGATGTCGTAGCGCCCGGCTCCCAAGCCGGGCGAGGATTGAAACTTGATCGAAACTATCGTCATCGATGTACTTCTGGTAGCGCCCGGCTCCCAAGCCGGGCGAGGATTGAAACATAGAAAAGTCAGGTTGATTATGGTTGAACGTGCGGTAGCGCCCGGCTCCCAAGCCGGGCGAGGATTGAAACTCTAATACCAGAGATTTAAAATCATTCATTTCCTGGTAGCGCCCGGCTCCCAAGCCGGGCGAGGATTGAAACAGACTGTTGCCGCACGAACTGCTTATTTGCCAGCGTAGCGCCCGGCTCCCAAGCCGGGCGAGGATTGAAACCGCAAAACGTAAAACCTGCTATACCGGACATGCCGTAGCGCCCGGCTCCCAAGCCGGGCGAGGATTGAAACGTTTATTTAACATTATTAATAAAGTTCTGGTGGGGTAGCGCCCGGCTCCCAAGCCGGGCGAGGATTGAAACTGAATTCAGAATTCACGCAAGGCACCTTAATAGAGAGTAGCGCCCGGCTCCCAAGCCGGGCGAGGATTGAAACCCGTGACCGATGCAATTGCTGTGGTTATGTAGTCGTAGCGCCCGGCTCCCAAGCCGGGCGAGGATTGAAACAGCATCCACCGCGTCAGTAACAACATCACAATCGATGTAGCGCCCGGCTCCCAAGCCGGGCGAGGATTGAAACAGTCACGTCCTTCACGTAGGTTTTGGTGATGGAGGTAGCGCCCGGCTCCCAAGCCGGGCGAGGATTGAAACTCGAAGAACTCTCGGCACTGCAAGCCGAACTGCGGTAGCGCCCGGCTCCCAAGCCGGGCGAGGATTGAAACAGCCATGACCTGGAACCCTACCACGGCGAAACCGGTAGCGCCCGGCTCCCAAGCCGGGCGAGGATTGAAACTAAACACTACAGTTCTTAACAACGAATCCATCGGGTAGCGCCCGGCTCCCAAGCCGGGCGAGGATTGAAACTTCCGATATCGACGTTGTTCGCGTAGCGTACATCGTAGCGCCCGGCTCCCAAGCCGGGCGAGGATTGAAACCTCCGCTGCACGCTAACTCAGGGTTAGACATTAAGTAGCGCCCGGCTCCCAAGCCGGGCGAGGATTGAAACCCAATGCATCTTTAAAAAGAGGGTTGGTAATAAATGTAGCGCCCGGCTCCCAAGCCGGGCGAGGATTGAAACTGGGTAATGTTGCCGGTAATGTGGCTGGCGCCATGTAGCGCCCGGCTCCCAAGCCGGGCGAGGATTGAAACATTTGCGAGCGACGCGGCAAAGGTCGTGCTGAAAGGGTAGCGCCCGGCTCCCAAGCCGGGCGAGGATTGAAACACAGAAATTTGCTTGATAGCATTCCACGGCGCTTGTAGCGCCCGGCTCCCAAGCCGGGCGAGGATTGAAACAGATATTTGGCTTGCGTAGGATTCGACAGCAGCGCGGTAGCGCCCGGCTCCCAAGCCGGGCGAGGATTGAAACGCTTGTAAATCATCATTTGTTAAATTGACGTCCATGTAGCGCCCGGCTCCCAAGCCGGGCGAGGATTGAAACCAGCCGGACTGGACGCCTTACCATAAGTTCCCGTGTAGCGCCCGGCTCCCAAGCCGGGCGAGGATTGAAACATCCTAGCTGAGGTGTGTCGGTTGCCGGATGATCAAGTAGCGCCCGGCTCCCAAGCCGGGCGAGGATTGAAACTTGCCTATCATCAGGAAACACTGAAGCAATTACGGTAGCGCCCGGCTCCCAAGCCGGGCGAGGATTGAAACTTGTCCATGGGAAATCCACTACGCAAGCTCTCGGCGGTAGCGCCCGGCTCCCAAGCCGGGCGAGGATTGAAACTGGTTGAGCAACTCATTTGCAGAAAAATAAAATCAGTAGCGCCCGGCTCCCAAGCCGGGCGAGGATTGAAACTTCGTAGAAGGTTACGCTTCAGGATTGAGCCTCCGTAGCGCCCGGCTCCCAAGCCGGGCGAGGATTGAAACATATCGACGAAGAGCCTAAAGATCAGCGCATCCGCGTAGCGCCCGGCTCCCAAGCCGGGCGAGGATTGAAACTTCTTGCGCCACATCGGGCGTCCTTTCCCACCGTGTAGCGCCCGGCTCCCAAGCCGGGCGAGGATTGAAACATCGATTAATTTCTTTTGGTTTTCTGCGGAAATGATGTAGCGCCCGGCTCCCAAGCCGGGCGAGGATTGAAACCCCGGTTAAGTCTATGTCAATGACAGATTGCTCACGTAGCGCCCGGCTCCCAAGCCGGGCGAGGATTGAAACAACTAATTTGATGTGCGCTTGAGGATGGTCATAACGTAGCGCCCGGCTCCCAAGCCGGGCGAGGATTGAAACCATGCCCCAGCATCGGGATGCCCTTGGTACGCATGTAGCGCCCGGCTCCCAAGCCGGGCGAGGATTGAAACATGATTTCCCACTTTTTGTTGATTTTGTTGGTATGTAGCGCCCGGCTCCCAAGCCGGGCGAGGATTGAAACAGATTCGCATTGATACGGTTTAAGCTGAAATCAGGTAGCGCCCGGCTCCCAAGCCGGGCGAGGATTGAAACCTGCGCGGTTCAGTATGTCCAATATCACCGGAGCGTAGCGCCCGGCTCCCAAGCCGGGCGAGGATTGAAACGACGCAACTACGCTCTTAGGCATCCTGATTGATTGTAGCGCCCGGCTCCCAAGCCGGGCGAGGATTGAAACCTGGCGGAAGTAGCCATGCAGCGCTACGGCCCGCGTAGCGCCCGGCTCCCAAGCCGGGCGAGGATTGAAACTTTTTGCGCCTGAATATAATTCGCATTTCTTTGCGGTAGCGCCCGGCTCCCAAGCCGGGCGAGGATTGAAACCTCTCTATTTTGATCCGTTATTTTAATGCCTGCCAGTAGCGCCCGGCTCCCAAGCCGGGCGAGGATTGAAACGATGATAAAGCGGATAACGCGCCGCTATCATGTGGTAGCGCCCGGCTCCCAAGCCGGGCGAGGATTGAAACATCGCTATCAAATGCTGTCCGCTGGTAAAGGTATGTAGCGCCCGGCTCCCAAGCCGGGCGAGGATTGAAACACTATGGATGAAGATTTAGAGGTGCTGGTTAAGGTGTAGCGCCCGGCTCCCAAGCCGGGCGAGGATTGAAACATTTTTGTTTGTCTCTATGCGCGCCGGGTTGTGGGTAGCGCCCGGCTCCCAAGCCGGGCGAGGATTGAAACCCA is part of the Gammaproteobacteria bacterium genome and encodes:
- the cas3 gene encoding CRISPR-associated helicase Cas3', translated to MVYIAHKNHTLEQHLLGVADKAKGFAAKLSLAEQGELIGLLHDLGKYSAQFQTYIQSAIGLIDEDKDDYVDAQGLKGKVDHSTAGAQLIWNELSRQGKFGPIVGQLLSLCIASHHSGLIDCISPGVAAPSIDKFTKRMGTREERSHFEEVQAKMDASIIARFHELIISPKLIDRIKSLILQIAQHDSGNELITRFKIGLLVRFLFSCLIDADRIDTADAEKPRAAKKRQHGDYIEWSILIERLEKRLGEFTNAEPINKIRRNIADHCRDAAQRDKGIFTLSVPTGGGKTLASLRFALHHTRQHKMERIIYIIPYTSIIDQNADVVRKILEPEGELRGNVVLEHHSNLTSEQQGSREKVLTENWDAPVIYTTMVQLLETLFGGGTRGARRMHQLANSVLVFDEIQTLPVNTVHMFCNAINFLVEQCGSSVILCTATQPLLNSVDPSKGVLKFTKDSEIMRDVKQLFDDLERVKVFNQRKPGGWKVEEVAELALREVSESGSCLAIVNTKKSAQALFSLLRQTQGMHVFHLSTNMCPAHRKKILAEIRKLLEDKSPVLCVSTQLIEAGVDVDFGAVIRYTAGLDSIAQAAGRCNRNKRREVGRVHVVNPADENLDMLMDIRVGKEVAERLLDDQKSGAENFDGGMIAPQAMKRYFEYYFFARKDEMDYPVSREVVGRDDSLLNMLSINLKAVADYGREHDSAPNIYLRQSFMTAAKAFKVIDAPTRGIIVPYGSEGKELIGELCGAFEVEKQFKLLRRAQQYTVNVFPHQLEKLQEERVLHEIQTGVDILYLADARYYNEDFGLSLMPEGKMEVHCV
- the cas5c gene encoding type I-C CRISPR-associated protein Cas5, which codes for MSDFRRSSIEFKVWGRFALFTDPLTKIGGEKCSYHIPTYEALKGIAKSIYWKPTIIWVIDEVRVMKRIRTQTKGTKPLNFEGIYPSERNPQKKETPPNTLAIYTFLSDVEYQVKAHFEWNMHRPELAEDRNESKHHIVAKRMLERGGRQDIFLGTRDCQGYVEPCKFGSDEGAYDTDGELAYGLMFHGFDYPDETGDNNLRARFWQPTMMNGVIRFSRPEDCKVSKLIREMPVKKFECGQNLLDVEKEEPLSLEDMT
- the cas8c gene encoding type I-C CRISPR-associated protein Cas8c/Csd1; translation: MSWIQKLYDTYEQCAGQADLFSTESSLEPICHTSQQAHIEVTINGEGDFLRANVIPKGQGVTLVPCTEASVGRSGSKPINHPLCDKLQYLAGDFSKFGGVVTSGFADDPTEPHKIYQSLLSKWANSSFTHPKIIAIQAYVQKRHLVSDLVREKILLTDEKNQLLTEWSGDKKEAPAIFGIMPNSNSPDGAVIRWRVEIPGEPLSETWKDRGLMDAWIAFYSSQKDNQGLCLVTGKILNLAEQHPAKLRHGADKAKFISSNDTSGFTFRGRFVDANQACGVGFEVTQKAHNALRWLITRQAYRNGDQAIVAWAVSGKKIPDPFANSFDLFGIVSEESEAKQNHAGPSDAGQAFSQRLAKKLAGYRVEIGSAKEIVVMALDSATPGRMAITYYRELDHSEFLNRIEAWHKEYAWHQNFSKDMKFIGAPAPKDIAEAAFGRRLDEKLRKATIERLLPCIIDGQNIPLDLVESTAHRVSNRVGLEYWEWEKYLGIACALFRGYQKERGYQMALELNRTSRDYLYGRLLAIAENIEDRALYVGGEKRDTSAAKLMQRFADHPFSTWKTIELSLSPYKTRLRSKRPAFLATMESQLDEVINLFQTNDFMEDKKLSGEFLLGYHCQRQTLRTKHETEQTENVEIDITETN
- the cas7c gene encoding type I-C CRISPR-associated protein Cas7/Csd2, with the translated sequence MSTLQNKIDFAVILRVIHANPNGDPLNGNRPRADYDGHGEITDVCIKRKLRNRLLENGQSIFVQSDDQKTDDFKSLKARADAALGKKLGSSETVKLACEQWFDVRTFGQLFAFKSDKKTKKETDSEGDSGVSIGIRGPVTIQSAFSVEPIDVSSTQITKSVSGEGDGSKRGSDTMGMKHRVDNGIYVFYGSMNPQLAERTGFSDADADTLKQLLPKLFENDESSARPAGSMEILKVIWWKHNCKSGQYSSAKVHRTLRESIQSDGSFELEELEGLEPEIINGF
- a CDS encoding nucleotidyltransferase domain-containing protein: MTNSISTSNEEALLRQMVDTIVREASPETIILFGSRARGDARPDSDVDLLIVETEPFSPQRSRRKEAARLYIALKGLEISKDLLLYSRDEFEHWRSSTNHVVGRAVREGKVLHGRP
- a CDS encoding HEPN domain-containing protein, whose product is MADLERARAMLRMAHKDFDALVGMLENPLFADEIFGFHIQQAVEKALKAWLCIHGDTYPMTHELARLLALLEIQGIEVSAYWPLVQYTIFAVQARYEEGITELDEPIDREMEIQNVRALLVQVEYAITAQG
- the cas4 gene encoding CRISPR-associated protein Cas4, producing MLSALQHYSYCPRQCALIHVEQAFDENVHTMRGNAVHQRVDEPGYESFEGVRSEKALPVWSERLGLIGKCDVVEFYPDGRIYPVEYKHGKKRAKAHDDIQLAAQAICLEEMTGKPVTHGAIYHHTSRRRREVAITDSLRQQVEETVAAVRALLVSGKLPPPVNDARCKECSLKEICQPQALADKTHQHEILTGLFNVDE